One window of Candidatus Binatia bacterium genomic DNA carries:
- a CDS encoding phosphotransferase family protein — protein MAKEDLSQHLAAYLENRTGADLVEVLRLERLPGGASRETWGVEIALHTANTTERRSLILRRDPPGTHLPDQRRQEFELLRIAAEAGVPVPRVYWCEDDASYLGAPFLIMERVAGETIPRRLLRDEMYAQARAVLPRELARALAAIHAINFERPELRGLPRPDTEEPASLFELNRFEQLYRALSPDPHPVFELAFRWLRHHAIREQRRTLVHGDFRIGNMMFGPEGLRAVLDWELAHVGDPLEDIGWLCVRSWRFGNDHLPVAGLASREEFYVAYEEAAGVKIDPAQARYWEVMGNLKWGIITILQLRSFLDGSVPSVELAALGRRTAEVELELLRGLKGEGF, from the coding sequence GTGGCGAAAGAAGACCTCAGCCAGCATTTGGCAGCCTATCTCGAGAATCGCACCGGTGCAGACCTCGTCGAGGTCCTGCGATTGGAACGCCTACCCGGCGGAGCATCACGGGAAACTTGGGGAGTCGAGATCGCGCTCCACACCGCAAACACCACGGAGCGACGTTCTCTCATTCTGCGGCGCGACCCGCCTGGCACTCACTTGCCTGATCAGCGCCGCCAGGAATTTGAATTGCTGCGCATCGCCGCGGAAGCGGGTGTACCGGTCCCTAGGGTCTACTGGTGCGAGGATGACGCCAGCTACCTGGGGGCCCCGTTTCTGATCATGGAGCGGGTTGCCGGGGAGACGATTCCACGTCGGTTATTGCGGGATGAAATGTACGCGCAGGCACGTGCTGTGCTGCCACGCGAGCTGGCTCGGGCTCTGGCGGCAATCCATGCAATCAATTTCGAGCGTCCCGAGCTCCGTGGGCTCCCGCGCCCTGATACAGAGGAACCGGCGTCCCTTTTCGAGCTGAACCGTTTTGAGCAGCTTTATCGCGCGCTAAGTCCAGACCCTCACCCGGTGTTCGAACTCGCCTTTCGTTGGTTAAGACACCACGCCATCCGGGAGCAGCGCCGTACTCTCGTTCACGGCGACTTCCGAATCGGCAACATGATGTTCGGACCTGAAGGGTTACGGGCGGTTTTGGATTGGGAACTAGCCCATGTCGGGGACCCGTTGGAGGACATTGGTTGGCTCTGCGTACGCTCCTGGCGGTTTGGGAACGACCACTTGCCCGTTGCAGGCCTTGCGAGCCGAGAAGAGTTTTATGTCGCGTATGAAGAGGCTGCAGGTGTGAAAATCGACCCTGCCCAGGCTAGGTATTGGGAAGTCATGGGTAACCTCAAATGGGGGATCATCACGATTTTACAACTGCGGAGTTTCTTAGATGGAAGCGTGCCCAGCGTAGAGCTGGCTGCTCTTGGCCGGCGCACCGCTGAAGTGGAACTCGAGCTTTTACGTGGGCTGAAAGGGGAAGGCTTTTGA
- a CDS encoding Mov34/MPN/PAD-1 family protein: protein MVHLRHEVWERIKEHAEATYPEECCGVVTARSGVMEVVPITNVQNELHARDPETFPRTARTAYSMRYEEVAPLLEEAYQGRLELVAFYHSHPDHEAYFSAEDRAAASGWLDDPNYARAAQIVVSVREGKVAGAKAFAWNAARQEFEATLLRIEDQ, encoded by the coding sequence ATGGTGCACCTAAGGCACGAGGTTTGGGAACGGATTAAGGAGCATGCGGAGGCAACGTACCCCGAGGAATGCTGTGGCGTGGTCACTGCCCGCAGCGGCGTGATGGAAGTTGTGCCCATCACCAATGTGCAAAACGAACTGCACGCGCGCGACCCGGAAACCTTTCCCCGGACCGCGCGCACTGCCTATAGTATGCGCTATGAGGAAGTCGCCCCATTATTAGAGGAGGCTTACCAGGGCCGGCTCGAGCTTGTGGCGTTTTACCATTCTCATCCGGATCACGAAGCATACTTTTCGGCTGAAGACCGAGCTGCCGCGTCGGGGTGGCTAGACGATCCAAACTACGCGCGCGCCGCACAGATCGTTGTATCGGTGCGCGAGGGCAAAGTTGCCGGCGCAAAGGCGTTTGCGTGGAACGCGGCGCGGCAAGAGTTCGAAGCCACGCTGTTACGCATTGAAGACCAATAG
- a CDS encoding nucleotidyltransferase family protein: MVATPNPVTAVILAAGRGQRMGDLTRHRPKPLLHVRGKPILEHILLGLRSAGVERVLVVVGYLGEQIVTALGDGRRLSLKIEYAWQPEARGTADALLVVRASINAPFFLSWGDVLVSQDSYRELASAFAAQPAAAWMAVNEVEDPCQGAAVYLDADRRVQRIVEKPARGTSTTRWNNAGVGIYSPDIFTYAQMAPVSPRGERELPQAVDLMIQDGHPVYALPVLGFWSDVGTPEALAFADEHYPA; the protein is encoded by the coding sequence GTGGTAGCGACCCCGAACCCCGTGACTGCTGTGATCTTAGCTGCCGGTCGCGGCCAACGAATGGGCGATCTCACTCGCCATCGACCGAAGCCCCTCCTCCATGTCCGCGGTAAGCCAATTTTGGAACACATTCTCCTCGGCCTTAGGTCTGCCGGAGTGGAGCGCGTCCTTGTCGTTGTCGGGTATTTGGGAGAGCAAATTGTGACCGCCTTAGGTGATGGTCGGAGGCTCAGCCTAAAAATCGAATACGCTTGGCAGCCTGAGGCTCGAGGAACCGCTGACGCACTACTTGTTGTGCGTGCTTCAATAAACGCACCCTTCTTCCTGTCCTGGGGCGACGTGCTGGTCTCGCAAGATAGCTACCGCGAGCTTGCAAGCGCATTTGCCGCCCAACCAGCTGCCGCGTGGATGGCGGTTAACGAAGTAGAGGATCCGTGCCAGGGGGCTGCGGTGTATTTGGATGCCGACCGCAGAGTCCAACGCATTGTCGAGAAGCCTGCCCGCGGTACCTCCACCACCCGGTGGAACAACGCCGGGGTGGGGATCTACTCCCCGGACATTTTCACATACGCCCAAATGGCACCGGTGTCACCGCGAGGGGAACGAGAACTGCCTCAGGCCGTCGATCTTATGATTCAAGACGGGCATCCGGTCTATGCTTTACCGGTCCTCGGCTTTTGGAGCGATGTTGGCACGCCAGAAGCTCTTGCTTTCGCCGACGAACACTATCCAGCTTAA
- a CDS encoding RDD family protein — translation MTAPDRVSSTSETHPFPSPWRRLCAAAVDLAFLWAVTELLVAFYEAEFIALGRSGRFIGALFFLAYLGGQNSKLAKGATFGKRLLGLRVVDQMGKSPTLEKSVLRAGLLVVPFFTRGVFVFPENASVASATHVLLALTSFGYGALLIASYLPSRSSGQAFHDRLVGTFVVRSQGTLPELVTDYRASWARRFAATVWLTLCALGSATQWWFWGGFQWNDIVELRARVATVEGVQRAEVFLGTYYFRDLSDAQRKASWIEARVVFNHRFSNFLEQSLQVAKALLATDIPSRFDAVRITVGYEFDLMFATRRWQQSFVRTPAEWRELLSPPPGDVQAKRWSHTRP, via the coding sequence ATGACGGCGCCTGACCGAGTGTCGTCAACTTCAGAGACACATCCGTTCCCTTCGCCTTGGCGCCGACTATGCGCTGCCGCCGTTGATCTTGCCTTCCTTTGGGCAGTTACGGAGCTGCTGGTGGCCTTTTACGAGGCCGAATTCATCGCCCTCGGCCGAAGTGGCCGTTTCATCGGGGCGCTCTTCTTCCTTGCCTACCTGGGCGGACAAAACAGTAAGTTGGCCAAGGGTGCCACCTTTGGGAAAAGGCTCCTCGGGCTCCGCGTCGTCGATCAAATGGGCAAGTCTCCGACGCTAGAGAAGAGCGTGCTCCGTGCAGGGTTGTTGGTTGTACCTTTTTTTACGCGCGGCGTCTTTGTCTTCCCCGAAAATGCGTCGGTGGCTTCGGCGACGCATGTTCTGCTGGCGCTCACCAGTTTCGGCTACGGGGCACTCCTGATCGCGAGCTACTTACCGTCACGCTCTAGCGGCCAGGCATTCCACGACCGCTTAGTGGGAACGTTTGTAGTCCGATCACAGGGGACGTTGCCAGAGCTTGTGACCGACTACCGTGCCTCTTGGGCGCGGAGATTTGCCGCGACAGTCTGGCTCACCCTTTGTGCCCTTGGCAGCGCTACGCAATGGTGGTTCTGGGGTGGCTTCCAATGGAATGACATCGTGGAGCTGCGGGCGAGAGTGGCCACGGTTGAGGGTGTCCAAAGGGCTGAAGTGTTTCTCGGTACCTACTATTTCCGTGACCTCTCCGACGCCCAACGGAAAGCCAGTTGGATCGAGGCCCGCGTAGTGTTCAACCATCGGTTCAGCAACTTTCTTGAGCAGTCCCTCCAGGTCGCAAAAGCATTGCTGGCGACAGATATTCCCTCGCGGTTCGACGCTGTGCGCATCACGGTGGGTTACGAATTTGACCTCATGTTTGCCACCCGGCGCTGGCAACAATCGTTCGTGCGGACACCCGCCGAGTGGCGGGAGCTTTTATCTCCTCCACCCGGCGACGTGCAGGCCAAGAGGTGGAGTCACACTAGGCCGTAA
- the galK gene encoding galactokinase: MNPTLSVTPWREVADQKQVRLRSLAREFQRRFGRAPQVFVLAPGRVNLIGEHTDYNGYPVLPAALDREVAVAAAGRPDDQVVAHTMAPGFGPCAFSLAEPLCPGIQGDWGNYVKAAANVPLARSLRQGADLLIDSTVPSGAGLSSSSALVVGVGLALLACGGAAEGSRIALAEEFAAAEHFVGTMSGGMDQACCLLGQSGCALRIDFFPLRVRSVPFLPDYRIVVCHSLVTAEKAASVRRAYNLRVWECGIAARALKVLLRGDADAVVERLADVERLIGAPSRRDLLAMLADYIPDRPLSVIQLAGMLRVSPAKLLPPIEPPPVSLETPLPILRRTRHVLREADRVDAAERALIKHNVSALDEAMRTSHASCRDDYEVSCDELEVLVGLSAQAGAIGPRLTGAGFGGCTVQLVPEKQVPEFFRWIDQHFYLERLPSGSLPASYRFAFEPADGAQVVWCEDRL, translated from the coding sequence ATGAACCCGACTCTGTCGGTGACGCCATGGAGGGAGGTTGCTGATCAAAAGCAAGTTCGTCTCCGGTCTCTTGCACGGGAGTTCCAACGGCGCTTCGGTCGCGCACCGCAGGTTTTCGTGCTTGCGCCCGGTCGTGTGAACTTGATTGGTGAACACACGGACTATAACGGCTACCCTGTGCTGCCCGCTGCTCTTGACCGTGAAGTCGCAGTGGCCGCAGCCGGCCGGCCTGATGATCAGGTTGTCGCTCACACCATGGCTCCTGGCTTTGGTCCCTGCGCTTTTTCTCTCGCTGAACCCCTGTGCCCTGGTATCCAAGGTGACTGGGGCAATTACGTCAAAGCGGCAGCAAACGTACCCCTGGCGCGGTCACTGCGGCAAGGCGCTGATTTATTGATTGACAGCACAGTACCGAGCGGCGCCGGCCTTTCCTCCTCCTCTGCTCTGGTTGTGGGTGTGGGCCTCGCACTCCTGGCGTGTGGTGGCGCCGCGGAGGGTTCGAGGATTGCACTGGCAGAGGAGTTCGCGGCAGCAGAGCATTTTGTCGGAACCATGAGTGGTGGCATGGACCAGGCCTGCTGCCTGCTGGGACAGTCTGGATGCGCTCTTCGGATCGATTTCTTCCCCTTGCGTGTGCGCTCGGTACCTTTCCTGCCTGATTACCGCATCGTCGTGTGCCACTCTTTGGTCACGGCAGAAAAGGCCGCATCCGTTCGCCGAGCCTACAACCTGCGCGTCTGGGAGTGTGGCATCGCCGCACGTGCATTAAAGGTTTTGTTGCGTGGCGATGCAGATGCCGTGGTCGAGCGGCTGGCGGACGTGGAGCGACTCATTGGAGCTCCTTCCCGTCGCGATCTGTTGGCAATGCTGGCTGACTACATTCCGGACAGGCCTCTCTCGGTCATCCAGCTCGCAGGCATGCTTCGAGTGAGTCCAGCGAAGCTCCTGCCGCCAATCGAGCCGCCTCCCGTCTCGCTCGAAACACCGCTGCCGATTTTGCGCCGCACCCGCCACGTCCTGCGTGAGGCCGATCGGGTAGACGCAGCGGAGCGAGCATTGATAAAGCATAACGTGTCGGCTCTTGACGAGGCGATGCGTACTTCTCATGCAAGTTGCCGCGATGACTATGAGGTGAGCTGCGATGAACTCGAGGTTTTGGTGGGGTTGTCCGCTCAAGCAGGGGCAATTGGGCCCCGATTAACCGGTGCGGGCTTTGGCGGCTGCACAGTGCAGTTGGTGCCCGAAAAGCAAGTGCCAGAGTTTTTTCGCTGGATCGACCAGCATTTTTATCTTGAGCGTCTCCCGTCCGGCTCTTTGCCAGCTAGTTACCGCTTCGCGTTTGAACCCGCGGACGGCGCGCAAGTGGTCTGGTGCGAAGACCGACTTTAG
- a CDS encoding DUF6285 domain-containing protein — MQDRPTIDELLGAVERFLEREIVPQLHGRDQFHARVAANVLAIVRRELALETEQLQHEWQRLARLRRSCESEPAGSPADVKKQVRRWTEELCEWIRNAPIDSLLEQKDLWQHLEATTREKLLVANPRLVEDP; from the coding sequence ATGCAAGATCGACCGACCATTGACGAACTGCTGGGAGCCGTAGAGAGGTTTCTCGAGCGCGAAATTGTTCCGCAGCTCCATGGTCGCGACCAGTTTCACGCTCGTGTTGCAGCCAACGTTCTGGCAATTGTGCGGCGCGAGCTGGCGCTGGAAACGGAACAGCTTCAGCACGAGTGGCAGCGACTAGCCCGTCTCCGCCGATCTTGCGAGTCCGAGCCAGCGGGGTCACCTGCAGACGTGAAGAAACAAGTGCGGAGGTGGACAGAGGAACTCTGCGAGTGGATTCGCAACGCACCCATTGACAGTCTTCTGGAACAAAAGGACCTCTGGCAACACTTGGAAGCGACCACGCGCGAAAAGCTGCTTGTCGCCAATCCACGCTTGGTCGAGGACCCGTAG
- a CDS encoding 2-dehydropantoate 2-reductase gives MADVLVLGAGAIGSVFGGLLTKAGHNVTLLGRPPHMEAVRKAGLWIRGIWGQHRCWPSRVVTSPTELRHKFDLVLVTVKSYDTATVAPLVPNCTADPGWVVSLQNGLGNLETLSAHVEPRRLLGGRVIFGARIVEPGTVEVTVCAEPVRVGPFLREEVSAKKAAEHWAAEFERAGIPAEPCASIEAELWAKVFYNAALNPLGALLGCTYGLLSENAETRAIMDRVIDEAFAVASAERVALRWGSAEEFRRELYAVLVPRTAAHRSSMLQDLELGKRTEIEAINGEVCRRGARYGVPTPFNELLTRLLLAADATARAGQTQRRWSSNGAPKARGLGTD, from the coding sequence ATGGCGGATGTCCTCGTTCTTGGCGCGGGCGCGATCGGGTCGGTGTTCGGCGGTCTTCTGACAAAAGCAGGTCATAACGTCACGCTCCTGGGCCGGCCGCCGCATATGGAGGCAGTGCGGAAGGCAGGGCTCTGGATCCGAGGCATTTGGGGACAACATCGCTGCTGGCCGTCGAGGGTGGTCACCTCGCCAACGGAGTTGCGGCACAAGTTCGACTTGGTCCTGGTTACCGTCAAGAGCTACGACACTGCTACTGTTGCGCCGCTCGTGCCGAACTGCACCGCTGATCCCGGTTGGGTAGTGTCCTTGCAAAACGGTCTCGGCAACTTGGAAACACTTTCTGCTCATGTGGAGCCGCGCCGCCTTCTTGGCGGTCGAGTCATCTTTGGCGCGCGGATAGTCGAGCCTGGGACCGTGGAGGTCACCGTGTGCGCAGAGCCGGTTCGTGTCGGTCCGTTTCTCAGAGAGGAGGTTTCAGCAAAAAAAGCAGCCGAACATTGGGCTGCGGAATTCGAGCGGGCGGGTATTCCTGCAGAGCCCTGCGCCTCGATCGAGGCTGAGCTTTGGGCCAAGGTCTTTTACAATGCCGCCTTGAATCCGCTGGGCGCCTTGCTGGGATGTACGTACGGGTTGCTTTCAGAGAATGCGGAGACCCGGGCGATCATGGACCGCGTCATCGATGAGGCCTTTGCGGTGGCTAGTGCTGAACGGGTCGCGTTACGGTGGGGCAGCGCTGAGGAGTTTCGGCGGGAGCTTTATGCTGTGCTCGTTCCGCGGACCGCGGCGCACCGCTCTTCGATGCTGCAGGATCTGGAGCTCGGGAAGAGAACGGAAATCGAGGCGATTAACGGGGAGGTTTGCCGGCGCGGCGCACGTTACGGCGTGCCAACGCCCTTCAACGAGTTGCTCACGCGGCTGCTCTTGGCTGCGGACGCAACAGCCCGAGCTGGGCAGACGCAAAGAAGGTGGAGCTCTAATGGTGCACCTAAGGCACGAGGTTTGGGAACGGATTAA
- a CDS encoding TetR/AcrR family transcriptional regulator: protein MPKTARTTQRAKLQATATPPTRELILDAAERLFATRGVDGVAVRDLARELGLTAPSLYNHFPSKQALYDAVLERGLRPILDLIRGAWSGGRLRPEETLDQLLRHLAEHPHLAQLLQRALLDENSGGAALMGKWLGPMYQEGVRVLGAAAETAGWEREELPHLAMALFGMVFSYFTNLNAVKFLAPRLQPLAARQIELQRRVLEKAVYRLLGPQPSKPQNSK from the coding sequence GTGCCGAAAACTGCCAGGACGACGCAGCGGGCCAAATTGCAGGCTACCGCCACCCCACCCACGCGGGAGTTGATTCTCGACGCCGCCGAGCGCTTGTTCGCGACACGCGGGGTCGACGGCGTTGCCGTACGTGATCTCGCGCGCGAACTGGGGCTCACGGCACCGAGCCTGTACAACCATTTCCCGAGCAAGCAGGCTCTGTACGACGCCGTGTTGGAACGCGGCCTCCGACCGATTCTCGATTTGATTCGTGGCGCTTGGAGCGGAGGTAGGCTCAGACCCGAGGAAACTTTGGATCAGTTATTGCGTCACCTCGCGGAACACCCACACTTGGCGCAGCTCCTTCAACGTGCGCTGCTGGACGAAAACAGCGGTGGGGCGGCCCTCATGGGTAAATGGCTCGGCCCAATGTACCAAGAAGGAGTCCGCGTCCTAGGCGCAGCGGCGGAAACAGCCGGTTGGGAGCGTGAAGAGCTTCCGCATCTGGCGATGGCGCTCTTTGGGATGGTGTTTTCGTACTTCACGAATTTGAACGCTGTGAAGTTTCTCGCACCGCGCCTCCAACCGCTGGCGGCACGCCAAATCGAGCTCCAGCGCCGCGTTTTGGAAAAGGCGGTCTACCGGCTGCTCGGGCCACAACCTTCCAAGCCTCAGAATTCCAAATAG
- a CDS encoding enoyl-CoA hydratase/isomerase family protein: MTDEMAVDLGSQHLRAAVVGGVLRVTIDRPERRNALTIEMYHGLKKAAVLAERTAAVTALLITGTGDFFCVGGEMAGQHEGSQQIDRETERFDLLPFAEFERCPKVVVTAVNGLCHGGGLNLVLFSDLSIASDRARFRAPELLRGVADCFLAARLATRVGVARAKDLLFTAREISAAEAGAIGLVGRVVPSSQLPVAVEQLLAEIRQTAPRARTLVKRDMNRHLPPIDYAMFAESLASDEVKEGFAAFREKRMPSWAHGS, from the coding sequence ATGACCGACGAGATGGCAGTGGATCTTGGTAGCCAACACCTCCGTGCTGCAGTCGTGGGAGGTGTGCTTCGTGTCACCATAGACCGTCCCGAACGCCGCAACGCGTTAACCATCGAAATGTACCATGGGTTGAAGAAGGCCGCGGTGCTTGCAGAGAGGACGGCAGCGGTTACTGCGCTTTTGATCACGGGCACCGGTGATTTTTTCTGCGTGGGCGGCGAAATGGCTGGCCAGCACGAGGGAAGCCAACAAATCGATCGCGAGACGGAGCGGTTTGACCTGCTGCCATTTGCGGAGTTCGAGCGTTGTCCCAAAGTCGTCGTTACCGCAGTCAACGGCCTTTGTCATGGCGGCGGCTTGAACCTCGTACTGTTTAGCGATCTCAGCATTGCCTCTGACCGAGCGCGGTTTCGCGCCCCGGAGCTTCTTCGCGGCGTTGCTGACTGTTTCCTCGCCGCCAGGCTCGCTACCCGCGTCGGGGTTGCACGCGCCAAGGACCTGTTGTTCACGGCTCGGGAAATCTCTGCGGCTGAAGCTGGCGCCATCGGGCTAGTCGGCCGGGTAGTACCCTCTTCGCAACTTCCGGTCGCGGTGGAACAGTTGTTGGCCGAAATTCGCCAAACGGCTCCACGCGCCCGCACCTTGGTCAAGCGGGACATGAACCGCCACCTCCCTCCGATTGACTACGCGATGTTCGCCGAGTCACTCGCCTCGGACGAGGTGAAAGAAGGCTTTGCCGCGTTTCGCGAGAAACGCATGCCTTCTTGGGCCCACGGCAGTTGA
- a CDS encoding amidohydrolase: MAREYRLISADSHILEPPHIWKEYMPKKFHDKAPKVVPDGDGGEAWQFAPDIPPAPIGIYASAGRKHEDIRWTGVKFSEANQGNFHAIPRMQEQDIDGIDAEVLYGSARMMSHFFSDPDPEFQMAGVQAYNNWLAEEFVKVAPDRFIGLACMPALSVEHCIREMERCLKLGMKGVWLNTMPSVGPTIRPEDDPFWDACQALGVPVHFHVRVMRQVQRPKPKGVRGDDLTGLATVGAASMIVDMPEIISSGVHDRFPNLIWVAVETGAGWVPYILEQMDDRWWRNRSWLPVKLQHPPSFYFRRNWRIAFMIDHYAVRNRYDIGVENMMWSTDYPHHGCDWPETRRVVEEMFRGVPEHERRQMCALNAAKLYGLV; encoded by the coding sequence ATGGCACGGGAATATCGGTTGATATCGGCAGACTCGCACATTCTCGAGCCCCCACACATTTGGAAGGAGTACATGCCGAAGAAATTCCACGACAAGGCACCCAAAGTTGTCCCCGACGGCGATGGGGGTGAAGCGTGGCAGTTTGCACCGGATATTCCGCCGGCCCCGATCGGCATCTATGCGTCTGCCGGGCGTAAGCACGAGGACATCCGCTGGACAGGAGTGAAATTTTCTGAGGCCAATCAAGGGAACTTTCACGCCATTCCGCGAATGCAGGAGCAAGACATCGATGGCATCGATGCGGAGGTGCTCTACGGCTCTGCGCGAATGATGAGCCACTTTTTTTCCGATCCAGATCCGGAATTTCAAATGGCTGGGGTGCAGGCCTACAACAACTGGCTCGCGGAAGAGTTCGTCAAAGTCGCGCCGGACCGTTTTATCGGCCTGGCATGCATGCCAGCGCTCAGCGTGGAACACTGCATTCGCGAGATGGAGCGGTGCCTTAAGCTCGGGATGAAGGGGGTGTGGTTAAACACCATGCCGAGTGTCGGCCCAACGATTCGCCCGGAAGACGACCCATTTTGGGACGCCTGTCAGGCTCTTGGGGTGCCCGTGCACTTTCACGTGCGGGTCATGCGTCAGGTGCAGCGCCCAAAGCCAAAGGGCGTGCGGGGCGATGACCTGACCGGGCTAGCTACCGTGGGAGCGGCAAGCATGATTGTGGACATGCCGGAGATTATCAGCTCTGGTGTTCACGATCGCTTTCCGAATTTGATTTGGGTGGCGGTCGAAACAGGGGCGGGTTGGGTTCCGTACATCCTCGAGCAGATGGATGATCGCTGGTGGAGGAATCGATCCTGGCTGCCGGTCAAACTCCAACACCCACCGTCGTTCTATTTCCGGCGGAACTGGCGGATCGCCTTCATGATTGACCACTACGCTGTGCGAAATCGCTACGACATTGGCGTGGAGAATATGATGTGGTCAACCGATTACCCGCATCACGGCTGTGACTGGCCGGAGACGCGCCGGGTTGTCGAGGAAATGTTCCGCGGCGTTCCCGAGCACGAGCGGCGTCAGATGTGTGCCCTGAATGCAGCGAAGCTTTACGGCCTAGTGTGA
- a CDS encoding MaoC family dehydratase N-terminal domain-containing protein, whose protein sequence is MSESTYGRITDEGLAKIRARIGKGFTGRRPWRTEITRDAIYHLALAIGDLSPLYLDEEYAKKTRWGTLLAPPIIVQTMDTLRAVGHSGLPEGLPGVHSIWTGSYYEWERPPMLGDRIRADAYLKDVREKESTFGGGRAVYQTYEAKYYDQHGNYIGLRQDTWIRVERDKTAERKKYGSIQLAKWTKEDIDRFLEEYRNEQRTAERYWEDVQIGEPTHTLIKGPLTPTAEIAFEAYFGIYLVGNKVAAQLYEKHPALMIPNEQGVPEPPQRVHWDNAFTQRLLGLPGAYDLGPERCSWLIQGVTNWIGDNAFITKIDARYHRFNFMGDVTWVRGKVTDKYEKNGKGYVRFALECVNHRNEVTATADAEAELPKRSS, encoded by the coding sequence ATGAGCGAAAGCACCTACGGACGCATTACCGACGAGGGATTAGCGAAGATTCGTGCGCGCATTGGAAAAGGGTTTACGGGCCGGCGGCCCTGGCGCACGGAAATTACCCGCGATGCCATTTACCACCTCGCACTCGCAATCGGCGATCTAAGCCCGCTCTACCTCGACGAAGAATACGCAAAAAAGACCCGCTGGGGTACGTTGTTGGCGCCGCCGATCATCGTTCAAACTATGGACACACTCCGGGCTGTTGGACACAGCGGGTTGCCGGAGGGCCTTCCGGGTGTCCATTCCATCTGGACCGGCTCGTACTACGAGTGGGAGCGCCCACCGATGCTCGGCGATCGCATCCGGGCAGACGCGTACCTTAAGGATGTCCGAGAGAAGGAAAGTACCTTTGGCGGTGGCCGAGCGGTCTACCAAACCTACGAAGCAAAGTACTACGACCAACATGGAAACTACATTGGTCTGCGGCAAGATACGTGGATTCGCGTAGAGCGAGATAAAACCGCCGAGAGGAAGAAGTACGGTTCGATTCAGTTAGCCAAGTGGACCAAGGAAGATATTGACCGCTTCCTGGAAGAATACCGCAACGAACAGCGTACTGCGGAACGATACTGGGAGGATGTACAAATTGGAGAGCCAACGCATACGCTGATCAAAGGTCCACTCACGCCCACCGCGGAAATTGCCTTCGAGGCTTATTTCGGCATCTACCTGGTCGGCAACAAAGTTGCCGCCCAGCTTTATGAGAAACATCCTGCGCTCATGATTCCCAACGAGCAAGGTGTCCCAGAGCCTCCGCAGCGCGTGCACTGGGACAATGCCTTTACCCAACGCTTGCTCGGGCTCCCGGGCGCCTATGATCTTGGCCCCGAGCGATGCTCGTGGTTGATTCAAGGGGTCACGAATTGGATCGGCGACAACGCCTTCATCACCAAGATCGACGCGCGCTACCACCGGTTCAATTTCATGGGAGACGTTACCTGGGTCAGAGGCAAGGTAACCGACAAGTACGAGAAGAACGGCAAAGGGTACGTGCGTTTTGCACTCGAGTGCGTGAACCATCGCAACGAGGTGACCGCTACCGCGGATGCAGAGGCAGAACTGCCGAAGCGATCTTCCTGA
- a CDS encoding alpha/beta hydrolase, protein MPYFSHRHAHLYYEVHGPPLGEARVLLWAHGAGGNHLSWWQQIPYFSQRYTCITFDHRGFGLSQEVEGSPGGAAFVSDLQTLLDHLGIEQAVLIGQSMGGWTVLGFTVAHPSRVQGLVLADTHGGLTSEAISHAWATAFHRLRSSPSSYHPAAGARMAAEQPSKYFLYLQIAGLNSLHSVEELGELLAAAASPTPEEVRRVSCPVLLLWGEEDEVIPLEVGKVAATYFPKSTLVTVGEAGHSVYFERPEKFNEAVDAFINGLGD, encoded by the coding sequence ATGCCATACTTCTCTCACCGACACGCTCATTTGTACTATGAAGTTCATGGGCCACCACTCGGTGAGGCCCGAGTACTTCTGTGGGCGCATGGTGCGGGAGGGAACCACCTGTCGTGGTGGCAACAAATCCCTTACTTCTCGCAACGCTACACGTGCATAACGTTCGACCACCGTGGTTTTGGTTTGTCCCAAGAGGTAGAAGGCAGCCCAGGTGGCGCGGCGTTTGTCAGCGACTTGCAAACGCTTTTGGATCACCTCGGGATTGAGCAAGCTGTGCTGATTGGGCAGTCGATGGGCGGGTGGACGGTCCTAGGGTTTACGGTCGCGCATCCGAGCAGGGTACAAGGTTTAGTGCTCGCAGACACCCACGGCGGTCTTACTTCCGAAGCGATTTCACATGCCTGGGCAACGGCTTTTCATCGCTTGCGCTCGAGTCCGTCTTCCTATCACCCGGCAGCCGGTGCACGAATGGCCGCAGAACAGCCGTCGAAGTACTTCTTGTACCTGCAGATCGCGGGGCTGAATTCGCTCCACTCCGTGGAAGAGCTCGGAGAGTTGCTCGCTGCCGCGGCCAGTCCCACTCCCGAAGAGGTCCGGCGGGTTTCCTGTCCAGTACTGTTGTTGTGGGGTGAAGAGGATGAGGTGATTCCGCTGGAGGTAGGGAAAGTTGCCGCCACTTATTTTCCTAAGAGTACGCTCGTAACGGTTGGTGAGGCCGGCCACTCCGTTTACTTCGAGAGGCCCGAGAAGTTCAATGAGGCAGTGGACGCCTTCATAAACGGCTTGGGGGATTGA